AGGTCATTATGCCTTTGCTACAGTGATTGCAACAAGACGCGATTTAGGTGTTTTTGTGGATATTGGTTTACCAGACAAAGAGATTGCTGTTTCTTTAGACGAACTGCCAACGCTAACAGAATTATGGCCTAAAAAAGGGGATCGTTTGTTAGTAGCGTTACGCATTGATCAAAAAGGCCGAATTTGGGGCACATTGGCAGAAGAAAAAGTCTTTCGTTCAATGAGTAAAAAAGGCAAAGAAGAACAAAAAAATCAAAATATCACTGGTACCGTATTTCGCTTGAAAATTGCTGGAACATACCTTTTAACAGAAGATTTTTATCTTGGTTTTATTCATCCTAGTGAACGCTATCAAGAACCTCGCTTGGGCGAAGTCGTCTCTGGACGCATTATTGGGGTAAGACCTGATGGAGTCTTGAATGTTTCACTTAAACCACGAGCCTATGAAGCGATTAGTGATGATGCTCAAATGTTACTGGCCTATCTGCGGCGAGCCAATGAAAATAAAATGCCCTACACTGATAAATCAGATCCAGAAAGTATTCAAGAAATGTTTGGGATTAGTAAAGGACAATTTAAACGAGCTATGGGGCATCTGCTAAAAGAGAAATTGGTGGAGCAAAAAGATGGTTTTACTTATCTAATTGAGAAAACAGACCTTGTATAATTCTTGCTTTTTCCTTATAATAAGTATAATCTAGAGCATGTAATTAAACGCTAGTTTATAATAATTATAAAGAAGGTTGCGGAGAATATATGAATACAACAACTACAATGAAAAAAGTGAAACAACAACTTCACGAAGCCGGATTCAAATTAACTCCGCAGCGAGAAGCAACGTTGTTAGTCTTATTAGAAAATGAAAAAGATCATCTTTCAGCTGAAGAAGTTTTCTTTTTTGTAAAACGAAAAAGTCCGGAAATTGGTTTAGCTACTGTTTATCGGACGTTGGAGATTTTAACAGAATTACACGTCGTCGATAAGGTCAGTTTTAACGATGGTGTTTCCCGCT
The genomic region above belongs to Enterococcus saigonensis and contains:
- a CDS encoding CvfB family protein, with protein sequence MNELLATIINGMVIDENETAYFVQKNGVTFRLPKSEGERQLGESVTGFAYQNQRHENALTTNIPKSRKGHYAFATVIATRRDLGVFVDIGLPDKEIAVSLDELPTLTELWPKKGDRLLVALRIDQKGRIWGTLAEEKVFRSMSKKGKEEQKNQNITGTVFRLKIAGTYLLTEDFYLGFIHPSERYQEPRLGEVVSGRIIGVRPDGVLNVSLKPRAYEAISDDAQMLLAYLRRANENKMPYTDKSDPESIQEMFGISKGQFKRAMGHLLKEKLVEQKDGFTYLIEKTDLV
- the fur gene encoding ferric iron uptake transcriptional regulator produces the protein MNTTTTMKKVKQQLHEAGFKLTPQREATLLVLLENEKDHLSAEEVFFFVKRKSPEIGLATVYRTLEILTELHVVDKVSFNDGVSRYDLRKEGAQHFHHHLLCIECGNIEEIEEDLLGDVEEIVENKYHFVVKDHRLTFHGLCRNCQKK